One Candidatus Acididesulfobacter guangdongensis genomic window carries:
- a CDS encoding arginine decarboxylase, pyruvoyl-dependent codes for MLFNTPDIYTLVSGISEGTSRLNAFDIAILNAGVGNTNLIKLSSILPPNTKFVNKIDYRRGSLVPIAYGSIVSDRKNETIAASVAIGITEEDGFGVIMEYSGVCTAEEARITVSKMAEDAIKHRKMVLKEIKSIAVEHKVENMGCAFCGVPMWYSEKL; via the coding sequence ATGTTATTTAACACGCCGGATATATATACATTGGTCAGCGGAATTTCCGAAGGGACTTCGAGATTAAATGCTTTCGACATAGCTATTTTAAATGCCGGAGTCGGCAATACCAACCTTATAAAACTAAGTTCGATATTGCCTCCAAATACTAAGTTTGTCAATAAAATTGATTATCGCAGGGGCTCTTTAGTACCTATTGCGTACGGATCTATCGTCAGCGACAGGAAGAATGAAACTATTGCAGCGTCCGTTGCTATCGGTATAACGGAAGAAGACGGATTCGGAGTAATTATGGAATACTCGGGAGTATGTACTGCGGAAGAAGCCAGAATTACAGTTAGCAAAATGGCAGAGGATGCTATAAAACATAGAAAAATGGTCTTGAAGGAAATAAAATCTATTGCCGTGGAACATAAGGTAGAAAATATGGGATGCGCTTTTTGCGGAGTTCCCATGTGGTATTCAGAAAAACTTTAA